The Mycolicibacterium lutetiense genome window below encodes:
- a CDS encoding DUF1844 domain-containing protein, translating to MTDPTETPDEATPQLRDLADIPAVEVITRAAVMLMSAAAEKIGLSAEDPEDSPHRDLDEARRLITALAGLVTASAEYLGPHAGPVRDGLKSLQLAFREASAAPEEPGKGPGEKYTGPVW from the coding sequence ATGACCGATCCGACCGAAACGCCCGACGAAGCGACTCCGCAGCTACGCGACCTGGCCGACATTCCTGCGGTCGAGGTGATCACCCGAGCGGCGGTCATGCTGATGAGCGCCGCAGCCGAGAAGATCGGGCTTTCTGCCGAGGACCCCGAGGATAGCCCGCACCGCGATCTTGACGAGGCGCGTCGCCTCATCACCGCGCTGGCCGGTCTGGTGACGGCCTCCGCCGAGTACCTCGGACCCCACGCGGGCCCCGTGCGCGACGGCCTCAAGAGCCTGCAGCTGGCATTCCGTGAGGCGAGCGCGGCCCCCGAAGAGCCGGGTAAAGGTCCAGGCGAGAAGTACACCGGCCCGGTCTGGTAA
- the infC gene encoding translation initiation factor IF-3 produces MGLLSRPNIGGPISTETRINERIRVPEVRLIGPAGEQVGIVRIEDALRVAADADLDLVEVAPAAKPPVCKIMDYGKFKYETALKERESRKNQQQTVVKEQKLRPKIDDHDYETKKGHVVRFLEAGSKVKVTIMFRGREQSRPELGYRLLQRLGADVADYGFVETSAKQDGRNMTMVLAPHRGAKTRAKAAEQAERPGGQQAEPAASEEPDVTQN; encoded by the coding sequence GTGGGTCTCCTCAGCAGACCCAACATAGGAGGCCCCATCAGCACTGAGACCCGCATCAACGAGCGTATCCGCGTACCTGAAGTCCGCCTGATCGGACCAGCTGGCGAGCAGGTGGGCATTGTCCGCATCGAAGATGCTCTCCGCGTCGCCGCGGATGCCGATCTCGACCTCGTCGAAGTTGCACCAGCCGCTAAACCCCCGGTCTGCAAGATCATGGATTACGGCAAGTTCAAGTACGAGACGGCACTCAAGGAGCGCGAGTCTCGCAAGAACCAGCAGCAGACCGTCGTCAAGGAACAGAAGCTGCGTCCCAAGATCGACGACCACGACTACGAGACGAAGAAGGGCCATGTGGTCCGCTTCCTCGAAGCCGGGTCCAAGGTCAAGGTGACCATCATGTTCCGTGGTCGTGAGCAGTCCCGGCCCGAACTCGGGTACCGGTTGTTGCAGCGACTGGGCGCCGATGTCGCCGATTATGGCTTCGTCGAGACGTCAGCCAAGCAGGACGGCCGCAACATGACGATGGTGCTGGCACCGCACCGCGGCGCGAAGACTCGCGCCAAGGCGGCAGAGCAGGCCGAGCGCCCGGGTGGGCAGCAGGCCGAACCGGCCGCATCAGAAGAACCAGACGTTACGCAGAACTAG
- the rpmI gene encoding 50S ribosomal protein L35 — protein sequence MPKAKTHSGASKRFRKTGTGKIVRQKAGRRHLLEHKATKRTRRLDGRTVVAANDTARVTKMLNG from the coding sequence ATGCCCAAGGCGAAGACCCACAGCGGAGCATCGAAGCGCTTCCGTAAGACCGGGACCGGCAAGATCGTGCGCCAGAAGGCCGGCCGGCGCCACCTGCTGGAGCACAAGGCGACCAAGCGCACCCGCCGCCTCGACGGCCGCACCGTCGTGGCAGCCAACGACACCGCGCGTGTCACCAAGATGCTCAACGGCTAG
- the rplT gene encoding 50S ribosomal protein L20, translating into MARVKRALNAQKKRRTVLKASKGYRGQRSRLYRKAKEQQLHSLTYAYRDRKARKGDFRKLWITRINAAARANGVTYNRLIQGLRLAGVEVDRKNLAEIAVSDAAAFTALVELAKAALPEDVNAPSGEAA; encoded by the coding sequence ATGGCACGCGTGAAGCGCGCACTCAACGCCCAGAAGAAGCGGCGCACCGTACTCAAGGCCTCGAAGGGCTACCGGGGCCAGCGGTCCCGCCTGTACCGCAAGGCCAAGGAACAGCAGCTGCACTCGCTGACCTACGCCTACCGGGACCGGAAGGCCCGCAAGGGTGACTTCCGCAAGCTGTGGATCACCCGCATCAACGCGGCTGCCCGCGCCAATGGCGTCACCTACAACCGACTCATCCAGGGCCTCAGGCTCGCCGGGGTCGAGGTGGACCGCAAGAACCTGGCCGAGATCGCCGTGAGCGACGCCGCCGCGTTCACCGCGCTGGTCGAGCTCGCCAAGGCTGCTCTGCCGGAGGACGTCAACGCTCCTTCCGGAGAGGCCGCCTGA
- a CDS encoding TrmH family RNA methyltransferase, with protein sequence MAAAVKLQRHVGRRRAARFLAEGPNLVEAALRRGLVSEVFATEAAIDRFGALLADAPVQFVTERAAKALSDTVTPVGLVAVCRLPEVSLDEVLASEPRLIAVPVQISEPGNAGTLIRAADAMGADAVVLAGNSVDPYNSKCLRSSAGSIFSLPVISEPDETATIARLQAAGLQVLATTVDGEVSLDEVNLAGPTAWLFGPEAHGLPTELAAAADRRVHIPMPGHSESLNIASAASICLYQSARAHRS encoded by the coding sequence GTGGCTGCTGCAGTCAAGCTGCAGCGCCACGTCGGGCGCCGCCGCGCCGCACGCTTCCTTGCCGAGGGACCCAACCTCGTCGAGGCCGCGTTGCGGCGCGGACTTGTTTCCGAGGTATTCGCGACCGAGGCCGCCATAGACCGCTTCGGCGCGTTGCTGGCCGACGCGCCGGTGCAGTTCGTCACCGAGCGTGCGGCAAAGGCCTTGTCGGACACCGTGACCCCGGTCGGCCTGGTGGCAGTGTGCCGGCTACCCGAAGTCTCCCTAGACGAGGTGCTGGCATCCGAGCCCCGGTTGATCGCGGTACCGGTGCAGATCTCGGAACCGGGCAACGCCGGTACGTTGATCCGGGCCGCCGACGCGATGGGCGCCGACGCGGTGGTGCTGGCCGGCAACAGCGTCGACCCCTACAACAGCAAGTGCCTGCGGTCATCGGCCGGCAGCATCTTCTCGCTGCCGGTGATCAGTGAACCCGACGAGACGGCGACAATCGCCCGGCTGCAGGCCGCCGGGTTGCAGGTGCTGGCCACCACGGTCGACGGCGAGGTCAGCCTCGACGAGGTGAACCTGGCCGGGCCCACTGCCTGGCTGTTCGGACCCGAAGCCCACGGTCTGCCTACTGAATTGGCTGCGGCGGCCGATCGCCGGGTGCATATTCCGATGCCCGGACACTCCGAAAGCCTCAACATCGCGTCGGCGGCGTCGATCTGCCTGTATCAGAGCGCCCGCGCCCACCGCAGCTAG
- a CDS encoding hemerythrin domain-containing protein: MPLLRDYIAEHERSVDHGREAVRALDRGDLDVARQRLGAMYEELRSHWRGEENGLFAVMHSDELYAEHIDPLVAEHRELAAFLEAVDLSDPAHQKRVRAEIEDLYLHIAKEEDGLFPAALTALDGVDWDAAMAGWREAHPGREMIQG, encoded by the coding sequence ATGCCGTTGCTGCGCGACTACATCGCCGAGCATGAGCGGTCGGTGGACCATGGCCGCGAAGCCGTGCGAGCCCTGGACCGCGGCGACCTGGACGTGGCCCGACAGCGCCTCGGGGCGATGTACGAGGAGTTGCGTTCCCACTGGCGTGGCGAGGAGAACGGGCTGTTCGCCGTGATGCACAGCGACGAGCTCTACGCCGAGCACATCGACCCGTTGGTCGCCGAACACCGGGAGCTGGCCGCGTTCCTCGAGGCCGTCGACCTGTCCGATCCCGCCCACCAGAAGCGAGTTCGCGCGGAGATCGAGGATCTCTATCTGCACATCGCCAAGGAAGAGGATGGGCTGTTCCCGGCTGCGCTCACCGCGCTCGACGGTGTGGACTGGGATGCCGCGATGGCCGGGTGGCGCGAGGCGCACCCGGGTCGCGAGATGATCCAGGGATAG
- a CDS encoding acyl-CoA dehydrogenase family protein — MLDWSDTDIAVRDAVRAFVDKEIRPHLDELESGDMEPYPIIRKLFAAFGIDEMAKESLEKRLTALRAGEPKPGGRGGMFGGSASPGMGFVLISELCRVSMGLVTGLGVSSGLTVSTIQSRGTLAQQERWLPGLVTYEKIGAWAITEPDAGSDAFGGMKTYVTRDGDDYILNGQKTFITNGPDADVVVVYAKLDEGDGADKRDRKVLTFVLDRGMEGFVQSKPLRKMGIHSSRTGELFFNNVRLGRDRLLGETEDNETGDGRASAKSNFAAERIGVASMALGVIEECLRLSTDYAKTRTLWGQEISQFQLIQLKLAKMEVARINVRNMLFRVIECAEKGVPVSLAEASAIKWYCSEAATDVAMEAVQLFGGNGYMTEYRVEQLARDAKSLMIYAGSNEVQITHVARGLLS; from the coding sequence ATGCTTGATTGGTCTGACACTGACATTGCCGTTCGTGATGCCGTCCGCGCGTTCGTGGACAAGGAAATCCGGCCTCATCTCGATGAGCTGGAAAGCGGCGATATGGAGCCCTACCCCATCATTCGAAAGCTGTTCGCCGCGTTCGGCATCGACGAGATGGCCAAGGAGTCGCTGGAGAAGCGGCTGACCGCGTTGCGGGCCGGCGAGCCCAAGCCGGGCGGCCGTGGCGGCATGTTTGGCGGCAGCGCATCGCCGGGCATGGGCTTCGTGCTGATCAGCGAGCTGTGCCGGGTATCGATGGGCCTGGTCACCGGCCTGGGCGTCAGCTCGGGCCTGACGGTTTCGACCATCCAGAGCCGCGGCACCCTGGCACAGCAGGAGCGGTGGCTGCCCGGTCTGGTGACCTACGAGAAGATCGGGGCGTGGGCGATCACCGAACCCGACGCCGGTTCGGATGCCTTCGGCGGCATGAAGACGTACGTGACCCGCGATGGGGATGACTACATCCTCAACGGACAGAAGACCTTCATCACCAACGGCCCCGACGCCGACGTCGTCGTGGTCTACGCCAAGCTGGACGAGGGTGACGGCGCCGACAAGCGCGACCGCAAGGTGCTGACGTTCGTGCTGGACCGCGGCATGGAGGGCTTCGTGCAGTCCAAGCCGCTCCGCAAGATGGGCATCCACTCCTCGCGCACGGGCGAGCTGTTCTTCAACAACGTCCGCCTGGGCCGGGACCGGCTGCTGGGCGAAACCGAGGACAACGAGACCGGGGACGGACGGGCCAGCGCCAAGTCCAACTTCGCCGCCGAGCGCATCGGCGTCGCCTCGATGGCGCTCGGTGTCATCGAGGAGTGCCTGCGGCTCAGCACGGACTACGCCAAGACCCGCACCCTGTGGGGCCAGGAGATCAGCCAGTTCCAGCTGATCCAGCTCAAGCTGGCCAAGATGGAGGTCGCCCGGATCAACGTGCGCAACATGCTGTTCCGGGTGATCGAGTGCGCCGAGAAGGGCGTGCCGGTCTCGCTGGCCGAGGCCTCGGCGATCAAGTGGTACTGCTCGGAGGCCGCCACCGATGTGGCGATGGAGGCGGTGCAGCTGTTCGGCGGCAACGGCTACATGACCGAGTACCGGGTGGAGCAGCTGGCCCGCGATGCCAAGTCGCTGATGATCTACGCCGGCAGCAACGAGGTTCAGATCACCCACGTGGCACGGGGATTGCTCAGCTAG
- a CDS encoding oxygenase MpaB family protein, translated as MTTRTTTGSEHDPLGPDSLTWKYFGDLRTGMLGVWIGAIQNMYPELGAGVEEHSILLREPLQRVARSVYPIMGVVYDGDRAADTGAQIKGFHHTIKGVDGEGRRYHALNPETFYWAHATFFMLIIKTAEYFCGGLTEAEKCQLFDEHVQWYRMYGMSMRPVPKTWEEFQEYWDAKCRDELEINRATLDIFTIRIPKPWFVLMPTPVWDQLFKPLVGAQRWIAAGLFDPAVREKAGMRWTPGDEVLLRVFGKIVELAFVAVPDEIRLHPRALSAYRRAAGKSAADGPLVEAPGFMAPPRDRRGLPMHYLPRQKTLLDRAGALVHTTFSLPALRRPARRSAA; from the coding sequence ATGACCACACGGACCACGACCGGCAGCGAGCATGATCCACTCGGCCCGGACTCGCTGACCTGGAAATACTTCGGCGACTTACGCACCGGGATGCTGGGCGTCTGGATCGGCGCGATCCAGAACATGTATCCCGAACTCGGTGCCGGTGTCGAGGAACACTCGATCCTGCTCCGCGAACCCCTGCAGCGCGTGGCCCGATCGGTGTACCCGATCATGGGCGTGGTCTACGACGGCGACCGGGCGGCCGACACCGGCGCCCAAATCAAGGGTTTTCACCACACCATCAAGGGCGTCGACGGCGAGGGCCGGCGCTATCACGCGCTGAACCCGGAGACGTTCTACTGGGCGCACGCCACGTTCTTCATGCTCATCATCAAGACCGCGGAGTACTTCTGCGGCGGACTCACCGAAGCCGAGAAGTGCCAACTGTTCGACGAGCACGTGCAGTGGTATCGCATGTACGGCATGAGCATGCGACCGGTCCCCAAGACCTGGGAGGAATTTCAGGAGTACTGGGACGCCAAGTGCCGCGACGAGCTCGAGATCAACCGCGCCACCCTCGACATCTTCACCATCCGGATCCCCAAACCGTGGTTCGTGTTGATGCCGACGCCCGTGTGGGACCAACTGTTCAAACCCCTTGTCGGGGCACAACGCTGGATCGCAGCCGGCCTGTTCGACCCGGCGGTGCGGGAGAAGGCCGGCATGCGCTGGACACCCGGCGACGAGGTCCTGCTGCGGGTCTTCGGCAAGATAGTCGAACTGGCATTCGTCGCGGTCCCCGACGAGATCAGGCTGCACCCGCGCGCTCTGTCGGCCTACCGCCGCGCGGCCGGGAAGTCGGCGGCCGACGGCCCACTGGTGGAAGCACCGGGCTTCATGGCCCCGCCGCGCGACCGCAGAGGACTGCCGATGCACTACCTGCCGCGCCAGAAAACCCTGCTGGACCGGGCCGGCGCGCTGGTACACACCACCTTCTCCCTGCCGGCGCTGCGGCGACCCGCCCGGCGCAGTGCGGCCTGA
- a CDS encoding adenylate/guanylate cyclase domain-containing protein, whose protein sequence is MDGEPFDDPSGEVGDFEQAPRQRPAKAPGLPGPLGWLQRTNRSPAVVDLVRRVRRSLPGDPDFGDRLSASGEGGPRAAARVADRLLDRDAASREVSLGALQVWQALTERVSGTPANPEVTLVFTDLVGFSSWSLRSGDDATLRLLRRVAQVIEPPVLEAGGHIVKRMGDGMMAVFSDPETALRAMLVALEGVKNIDLDGYAPRMRVGIHTGRPQRIGSDWLGVDVNIAARVMERAGSGGLVVSHTTLEGISEDELAELAVTVKRQRRQMFSTKPEGVPDDLVMYRVRTSGQLPAG, encoded by the coding sequence GTGGATGGCGAGCCGTTCGATGACCCGTCCGGCGAGGTCGGGGATTTCGAGCAGGCGCCACGGCAGCGCCCCGCGAAGGCGCCCGGCTTGCCGGGTCCCTTGGGGTGGCTGCAGCGCACCAATCGCAGTCCGGCCGTCGTCGATCTGGTCCGGCGGGTGCGCCGGTCGCTGCCCGGGGATCCCGATTTCGGTGACCGCCTCTCGGCGTCGGGTGAAGGCGGACCGCGGGCAGCCGCCCGGGTGGCCGACCGGCTGCTGGACCGTGACGCCGCCTCGCGCGAGGTGAGCCTGGGTGCGTTGCAGGTCTGGCAGGCGCTGACCGAACGTGTGTCGGGAACGCCGGCCAATCCCGAGGTGACCCTGGTGTTCACCGACCTGGTCGGATTTTCGTCGTGGTCGCTCCGCTCCGGCGACGACGCCACATTGCGGTTGCTGCGACGGGTGGCTCAGGTGATCGAGCCCCCGGTCCTCGAAGCCGGCGGTCACATCGTCAAACGGATGGGCGACGGCATGATGGCGGTGTTCTCCGATCCGGAAACCGCCCTGCGCGCGATGCTCGTGGCGCTCGAAGGTGTCAAGAACATCGACCTGGACGGCTACGCGCCACGGATGCGGGTGGGTATCCACACCGGACGTCCGCAGCGCATCGGGTCGGACTGGCTCGGCGTCGACGTCAACATCGCCGCCCGGGTGATGGAGCGGGCCGGCAGCGGCGGCCTGGTCGTCTCCCACACGACGTTGGAGGGCATCTCCGAAGACGAGTTGGCCGAACTTGCGGTGACCGTCAAACGTCAACGGCGCCAGATGTTCTCAACCAAGCCCGAGGGTGTGCCCGATGATCTGGTGATGTACCGGGTGAGAACCTCCGGGCAGTTGCCGGCGGGCTGA
- a CDS encoding FMN-binding glutamate synthase family protein, translating to MIRPLIVTGIWACAALAIAAALLLSSGWAIAAVALAALAALGTWDLLQTRHSILRSYPILGHMRFLMEHIRPEIRQYFIESNTEGTPFDRETRDLVYERAKGTKGDEPFGTERDVTAPGYEFLRHSLRARLADDLAPRVRLGGPECAQPYDIALLNVSAMSFGALSANAIQALNRGAARGGFAHDTGEGGISPYHLHGGDLVWEIGSGYFGCRDADGRFDPEAFAAKATLPEVKVISIKLSQGAKPGLGGVLPGAKVSPEIAATRGVPVGRTVISPPAHNAFGTPTEFVGFIDTLRRLSGGKPVGFKLCAGARSEFLSICKAILQTGTAPDFVIVDGSEGGTGAAPLEFEDHVGMPLTEGLMMVHNCLVGTGLRERIKVGASGKVASGVDIVSRVCQGADFTMSARAMMFAVGCIQALTCHTNHCPTGVATQDRARARALDVNDKSARVFNFQRETVASAAQIVASMGLSGFGDLSPAMLNRRIDGLGSRTYAEIYEWLMPGELLEDPPESWRSDWVESSASAFV from the coding sequence CTGATTCGTCCCCTCATCGTCACGGGAATCTGGGCCTGTGCGGCGCTCGCAATAGCCGCGGCGTTGCTCCTCAGCAGTGGCTGGGCAATCGCCGCCGTAGCCCTCGCCGCGCTGGCGGCACTGGGCACCTGGGACCTGCTGCAGACCCGGCACAGCATCCTCCGGTCCTACCCGATCCTCGGCCACATGCGTTTCCTGATGGAGCACATCCGGCCCGAGATCCGCCAGTACTTCATCGAGTCCAACACCGAAGGCACACCGTTCGACCGCGAGACCCGGGATCTGGTCTACGAACGGGCCAAAGGCACCAAGGGCGACGAACCGTTCGGTACCGAGCGCGACGTCACTGCCCCCGGATACGAGTTCCTGCGACACTCCCTACGCGCCCGATTGGCCGACGACCTGGCCCCGCGGGTGCGGCTCGGTGGCCCCGAGTGCGCCCAGCCCTACGACATCGCGCTGCTCAACGTCTCGGCGATGAGTTTCGGCGCGCTGTCGGCCAACGCGATCCAGGCGCTCAACCGGGGCGCGGCCCGAGGCGGATTCGCCCACGACACCGGTGAGGGCGGAATCAGCCCGTACCACCTCCACGGTGGCGACCTCGTCTGGGAGATCGGATCGGGATACTTCGGCTGCCGTGATGCCGACGGGCGGTTCGACCCCGAGGCGTTCGCCGCCAAGGCGACGCTGCCCGAGGTCAAGGTGATCTCGATCAAACTGTCCCAGGGCGCAAAACCCGGCCTGGGCGGCGTGTTGCCCGGCGCCAAGGTGAGCCCGGAGATCGCCGCCACCCGGGGCGTACCCGTCGGACGCACCGTGATCTCGCCGCCGGCCCACAACGCGTTCGGCACGCCCACCGAATTCGTCGGATTCATCGACACGCTGCGCCGCCTGTCCGGCGGCAAACCGGTCGGTTTCAAGCTGTGCGCCGGGGCCCGCAGTGAATTTCTGTCCATCTGCAAGGCCATCCTGCAGACCGGCACAGCGCCCGACTTCGTCATCGTCGACGGCTCTGAAGGCGGCACCGGCGCGGCACCGCTCGAGTTCGAGGACCATGTCGGCATGCCACTCACCGAGGGCCTGATGATGGTGCACAACTGCCTCGTCGGCACCGGACTGCGGGAGCGCATCAAGGTCGGCGCGTCCGGCAAGGTGGCCAGCGGTGTGGACATCGTCAGCCGCGTCTGCCAGGGCGCGGACTTCACCATGTCCGCCAGGGCCATGATGTTCGCCGTGGGCTGCATCCAGGCACTCACATGCCACACCAACCACTGCCCGACCGGGGTCGCCACCCAGGACCGCGCCCGTGCCCGCGCCCTCGACGTCAACGACAAGTCCGCACGGGTGTTCAACTTCCAGCGCGAAACCGTCGCCAGCGCAGCGCAGATCGTCGCCTCGATGGGGCTGTCCGGCTTCGGCGACCTGTCACCGGCCATGCTCAACCGCCGGATCGACGGTCTGGGCAGCCGCACCTACGCCGAAATCTACGAGTGGCTCATGCCCGGCGAACTACTCGAAGATCCGCCGGAGTCCTGGCGATCGGACTGGGTGGAATCGTCGGCGTCCGCATTCGTCTGA
- the pheS gene encoding phenylalanine--tRNA ligase subunit alpha, with product MAEPPNDLSEEALTKAVSAARHAFELAGDLDALARAKTEHLGDRAPIALARQALATLPKADRADAGKRVNVARGEAQRAYDDRLAALRAERDAAVLVAERIDVTLPSTRQPVGARHPITILAENVADTFVAMGWELAEGPEVETEQFNFDALNFPPDHPARSEQDTFQIAPEGSRQVLRTHTSPVQIRALLERDLPVYVISIGRTFRTDELDSTHTPVFHQVEGLAVDKGLRMANLRGTLDAFARSQFGPEGRTRFRPHFFPFTEPSAEVDIWFPGKKGGPGWVEWGGCGMVNPNVLRACGIDPDVYSGFAFGMGLERTLQFRNGIPDMRDMVEGDVRFSLPFGVGA from the coding sequence GTGGCTGAGCCGCCCAATGATCTCTCAGAAGAAGCACTGACCAAAGCAGTCAGTGCCGCCCGGCATGCCTTTGAGCTGGCCGGTGACCTCGACGCGCTCGCGCGCGCCAAGACCGAGCACCTCGGTGATCGGGCACCGATCGCCCTGGCACGCCAGGCGTTGGCGACGCTGCCGAAGGCAGACCGCGCCGACGCAGGCAAACGGGTCAACGTCGCGCGCGGCGAGGCCCAGCGCGCGTACGACGACCGGTTGGCCGCGCTGCGAGCCGAGCGCGACGCCGCGGTGCTGGTCGCCGAACGCATCGATGTGACGTTGCCCTCGACGCGCCAGCCGGTGGGCGCCCGGCACCCGATCACGATCCTGGCCGAGAACGTCGCCGACACCTTCGTGGCGATGGGCTGGGAACTGGCCGAGGGCCCGGAGGTCGAGACCGAGCAGTTCAACTTCGACGCGCTCAACTTCCCGCCGGACCATCCGGCCCGCAGTGAGCAGGACACCTTCCAGATCGCCCCGGAAGGATCGCGTCAGGTGCTGCGTACCCACACCTCGCCGGTGCAGATCCGGGCGCTACTGGAACGCGACCTGCCCGTCTACGTCATCTCGATCGGCCGGACCTTCCGTACCGACGAACTGGATTCCACCCACACGCCGGTGTTCCACCAGGTGGAGGGGCTGGCGGTGGACAAGGGCCTGAGGATGGCGAATCTGCGCGGCACGCTCGACGCGTTCGCGCGGTCCCAGTTCGGCCCGGAGGGACGCACCCGGTTCCGTCCGCACTTCTTCCCGTTCACCGAGCCCTCGGCCGAGGTGGACATCTGGTTCCCCGGTAAGAAGGGGGGCCCCGGCTGGGTCGAGTGGGGTGGCTGCGGCATGGTCAACCCGAATGTGTTGCGCGCCTGCGGTATCGACCCCGACGTGTACTCCGGATTTGCCTTCGGTATGGGATTGGAGCGAACCCTGCAGTTCCGCAACGGAATTCCTGACATGCGCGACATGGTCGAGGGCGATGTCCGGTTCTCGCTGCCGTTCGGGGTCGGTGCCTGA